In a single window of the Delftia tsuruhatensis genome:
- a CDS encoding acetyl/propionyl/methylcrotonyl-CoA carboxylase subunit alpha — MFKKILIANRGEIACRVAASARRMGVRTVAVYSDADARAKHVQACDEAVHIGGSAPKDSYLRWERILEAAKATGAEAIHPGYGFLSENEEFAQACADAGLVFIGPPPSAIRAMGLKAASKQLMEKAGVPLVPGYHGADQDPQLLQREADRIGYPVLIKASAGGGGKGMRLVERSEDFAAALASCQREAINSFGDDAVLVEKYVLRPRHIEIQVFGDTQGNCVYLFERDCSVQRRHQKVLEEAPAPGMTPALRQKMGEAAVAAAKAVNYVGAGTVEFIVEQPGGYDQPEAMKFYFMEMNTRLQVEHPVTEAITGEDLVDWQLRVASGQPLPKRQDELRITGHAIEARICAENPDNGFLPATGTLHVYRKPDCASFHVGDVRVDDGVREGDAISPFYDSMIAKLIVHGGTREQALARLDAALAETRIVGLATNVQFLRLVIASDAFASAKLDTALIEREKQHLFHQQRLPQPLAVAAAVAQVLQAERAQETADPFSRRDGWRSHGVAERRWDFRQGEAAVPARLRYLHDGALQLAVGEGESLAEGLLSWQQAGDGAFDVQFAGQRLRAQVHVLGEQCHVFAPQGAAVLGLADPLAHAGEVHSEGGRLTAPMPGKVVSFAVKAGDKVSKGQPLAVMEAMKMEHTIAAPGDGVVAELLYAPGDQVTEGSELLRLEAAA; from the coding sequence ATGTTCAAGAAGATCCTGATCGCCAACCGCGGTGAAATCGCCTGCCGCGTCGCGGCTTCCGCCCGCCGCATGGGCGTGCGCACGGTGGCCGTGTACTCGGACGCCGATGCCCGCGCCAAGCATGTGCAGGCCTGCGACGAGGCCGTGCACATCGGCGGCAGCGCACCCAAGGACAGCTATCTGCGCTGGGAGCGCATCCTGGAAGCCGCCAAGGCCACGGGCGCCGAGGCCATCCACCCGGGCTACGGCTTTCTCAGCGAGAACGAGGAGTTCGCCCAGGCCTGCGCCGATGCCGGCCTGGTCTTCATCGGCCCGCCGCCCTCGGCCATCCGCGCCATGGGCCTGAAGGCCGCCTCCAAGCAACTCATGGAAAAGGCCGGCGTGCCCCTGGTGCCCGGCTACCACGGCGCCGACCAGGACCCGCAGCTGCTGCAGCGCGAGGCCGACCGCATCGGCTACCCGGTGCTGATCAAGGCCAGCGCGGGCGGCGGCGGCAAGGGCATGCGCCTGGTCGAGCGCAGCGAGGACTTCGCCGCTGCCCTGGCCAGTTGCCAGCGCGAGGCCATCAACAGCTTTGGCGACGACGCCGTGCTGGTCGAGAAATACGTGCTGCGCCCGCGCCACATCGAAATCCAGGTCTTTGGCGACACCCAGGGCAACTGCGTCTACCTGTTCGAGCGCGACTGCTCGGTCCAGCGCCGCCACCAGAAGGTGCTGGAAGAGGCCCCCGCGCCCGGCATGACGCCCGCGCTGCGCCAGAAGATGGGCGAGGCCGCCGTGGCCGCCGCCAAGGCCGTGAACTACGTGGGCGCCGGCACGGTGGAATTCATCGTCGAGCAGCCCGGCGGCTACGACCAGCCCGAGGCCATGAAGTTCTACTTCATGGAAATGAACACCCGGCTGCAGGTCGAGCACCCCGTGACCGAGGCCATCACGGGCGAGGACCTGGTGGACTGGCAGCTGCGCGTGGCCAGCGGCCAGCCCCTGCCCAAGCGCCAGGACGAGCTGCGCATCACCGGCCACGCCATCGAGGCGCGCATCTGCGCCGAGAACCCCGACAACGGCTTCCTGCCTGCCACCGGCACCCTGCATGTCTACCGCAAGCCCGACTGCGCCAGCTTCCATGTCGGCGACGTGCGGGTGGACGACGGCGTGCGCGAGGGCGATGCCATCAGCCCCTTCTACGACTCCATGATCGCCAAGCTCATCGTGCATGGCGGCACGCGCGAACAGGCGCTGGCGCGGCTCGATGCCGCCCTGGCCGAGACGCGCATCGTGGGACTGGCCACCAATGTGCAGTTCCTGCGCCTGGTCATCGCCAGCGATGCCTTTGCCTCCGCCAAATTGGACACGGCGCTGATCGAGCGCGAAAAGCAGCACCTGTTCCACCAGCAGCGCCTGCCGCAGCCCCTGGCCGTGGCCGCCGCCGTGGCCCAGGTGCTGCAGGCCGAGCGCGCGCAGGAAACCGCCGACCCCTTCAGCCGCCGCGACGGCTGGCGCTCGCACGGCGTGGCCGAGCGGCGCTGGGACTTCCGCCAGGGCGAGGCCGCCGTGCCCGCGCGCCTGCGCTACCTGCATGACGGCGCGCTGCAACTGGCCGTGGGTGAGGGCGAGTCACTGGCCGAGGGCCTGCTGTCCTGGCAACAGGCCGGCGACGGCGCCTTCGACGTGCAATTCGCCGGCCAGCGCCTGCGCGCCCAGGTCCATGTGCTGGGCGAACAATGCCATGTGTTCGCGCCCCAGGGCGCGGCGGTGCTGGGCCTGGCCGATCCGCTGGCCCATGCGGGCGAGGTGCATTCCGAAGGCGGCCGCCTGACCGCGCCCATGCCGGGCAAGGTGGTCTCCTTTGCCGTCAAGGCCGGCGACAAGGTCAGCAAGGGCCAGCCGCTGGCCGTGATGGAGGCCATGAAGATGGAGCACACGATTGCCGCGCCTGGCGACGGCGTGGTGGCCGAGCTGCTCTATGCGCCCGGCGACCAGGTAACGGAAGGCTCCGAACTGCTGCGCCTGGAGGCCGCCGCCTGA
- a CDS encoding Bug family tripartite tricarboxylate transporter substrate binding protein, with protein sequence MQQPTHGTRRTALATLSLAFMALGLASQASAQATAPAFPNKTIRFVVPYPPGGPTDLMARMLQPELQQRLGVTVIVENKSGAGGNLGSAEVARQAPADGHTLLLAASGPMAVNASLYKSMPFNPLKDLEPVVQLSAFPLVLEVHPSLGVKTVAEFLALARSGKTLSFASAGNGTPQHLAGELFNSMEQVKLGHVPYRGAGPALNDLIGGQVGVMFDIVGSSLQHIQGGRLIPLAVTSAERSKVLPDVPTMAQAGVPGYQITGWHGIAVRAGTPPAAIDKLNATVNAIFKDPAFRTRWEAIGTPAVGGTAAEFGALIKSDSQRLGALVKSTGVTLD encoded by the coding sequence ATGCAACAGCCCACCCACGGCACGCGGCGCACCGCGCTCGCCACGCTTTCCCTGGCCTTCATGGCCCTGGGCCTGGCCAGCCAGGCGTCGGCCCAGGCCACGGCGCCGGCCTTCCCGAACAAGACCATCCGCTTCGTCGTGCCCTACCCGCCCGGCGGCCCCACCGACCTCATGGCGCGCATGCTGCAGCCCGAGCTGCAGCAGCGCCTGGGCGTGACCGTCATCGTGGAGAACAAGAGCGGCGCGGGCGGCAACCTGGGCAGCGCCGAGGTGGCCCGCCAGGCGCCGGCCGACGGCCATACGCTGCTGCTGGCGGCCAGCGGCCCCATGGCCGTGAATGCCTCGCTGTACAAGAGCATGCCGTTCAACCCGCTCAAGGACCTGGAGCCCGTGGTGCAGTTGTCGGCCTTCCCGCTGGTGCTGGAAGTGCATCCCTCGCTGGGCGTCAAGACCGTGGCCGAGTTCCTGGCCCTGGCCCGATCGGGCAAGACGTTGAGCTTTGCCTCGGCCGGCAACGGCACGCCCCAGCACCTGGCGGGTGAGCTGTTCAATTCCATGGAGCAGGTCAAGCTGGGCCATGTGCCCTACCGCGGCGCGGGCCCCGCGCTCAACGACCTGATCGGTGGCCAGGTGGGCGTGATGTTCGACATCGTGGGCAGCTCGCTGCAGCACATCCAGGGCGGCCGCCTGATTCCGCTGGCCGTCACCTCGGCCGAGCGCAGCAAGGTGCTGCCCGATGTGCCCACCATGGCCCAGGCCGGCGTGCCCGGCTACCAGATCACCGGCTGGCACGGCATTGCCGTGCGCGCGGGCACGCCGCCCGCCGCCATCGACAAACTCAATGCCACGGTCAACGCCATCTTCAAGGACCCGGCCTTCCGCACGCGCTGGGAGGCCATAGGGACGCCGGCCGTGGGCGGCACGGCGGCCGAATTCGGCGCCCTGATCAAGAGCGACTCCCAGCGCCTGGGCGCGCTGGTGAAGAGCACCGGCGTGACGCTGGACTGA
- a CDS encoding 3-keto-5-aminohexanoate cleavage protein, with protein sequence MSTPVPSSQWSNPLIITVAPNGAYKQPADHPALPITPQALAATARACLDAGAAMIHMHIRDAQGRHSLDVEGYREAWRVVRETVGREMVVQITSEAAGVYQAPQQIAMVEALRPEAVSIGLREIDRPEIGDAGLAHFFAGLVRDQVMVQVILYDVADLRRWQALRASGVVPEAPWFLLFVLGRYSAGQTSRPQDLLPFLAAHDGGEPWAVCAFGATENTCIAAAAAFGGHARVGFENNLLARDGATAPDNAALVRQAAETARALGRPLATADGIRQRFTPR encoded by the coding sequence ATGAGCACGCCAGTCCCTTCATCGCAGTGGAGCAATCCGCTGATCATCACCGTAGCGCCCAATGGCGCCTACAAGCAGCCGGCCGACCACCCTGCCCTGCCGATCACGCCGCAGGCGCTGGCCGCCACGGCGCGCGCCTGCCTGGATGCCGGCGCGGCCATGATCCACATGCACATCCGCGACGCCCAGGGGCGCCACAGCCTGGATGTCGAAGGCTACCGCGAGGCCTGGCGCGTGGTGCGCGAGACCGTGGGCCGGGAGATGGTGGTGCAGATCACCAGCGAGGCGGCCGGCGTGTACCAGGCGCCGCAGCAGATCGCCATGGTCGAGGCGCTGCGGCCCGAGGCCGTCTCCATCGGCCTGCGCGAGATCGACCGGCCCGAGATCGGCGATGCGGGACTGGCGCACTTTTTCGCGGGCCTGGTGCGCGACCAGGTCATGGTGCAGGTCATCCTCTACGACGTGGCCGACCTGCGCCGCTGGCAGGCGCTTCGCGCCAGCGGCGTGGTGCCCGAGGCTCCCTGGTTCCTGCTGTTCGTGCTGGGCCGCTACAGCGCGGGCCAGACCTCGCGGCCGCAGGATCTGCTGCCGTTCCTGGCCGCGCACGACGGCGGCGAGCCCTGGGCCGTGTGCGCCTTCGGCGCCACGGAAAACACCTGCATCGCGGCGGCGGCAGCCTTCGGCGGCCATGCGCGCGTGGGCTTCGAGAACAACCTGCTGGCCCGGGACGGCGCCACCGCGCCCGACAACGCCGCCCTGGTCCGCCAGGCCGCCGAGACGGCTCGGGCCCTGGGCCGCCCGCTGGCCACGGCCGACGGCATACGCCAGCGCTTCACGCCGCGCTGA
- a CDS encoding 3-hydroxyacyl-CoA dehydrogenase family protein, with protein sequence MHSSSPRNARTVVVGGGTMGADVAVVLARGGASVTVVDPGAARRELLLQHVAIELATAGFSRCAPQVSVCAALEDVAWDGVALVVECITERLDAKQALFAELQAHAPADAVLASNSSGFPISAIAAGLPTARRMLGLHFFMPAHLVPLVEVVLGERSDPALGQWLHGFMRGCGSVPVLVKKDKPGFLANRMQHALSREAFALIDEGIASPEDVDAAVRFGFGFRFLAAGPVLQRDHAGIEVHCAAAATMYPTLSNTDVPAQALRDRVARGDLGMKTGKGFFDWPEDRRLAERARYDALLRQGLALLASELPVPGGEEGTP encoded by the coding sequence ATGCACAGCAGTTCGCCGCGCAACGCGCGCACGGTGGTCGTCGGGGGAGGCACCATGGGTGCCGATGTGGCCGTGGTCCTGGCCCGGGGCGGGGCCAGCGTGACCGTGGTCGATCCCGGCGCGGCACGGCGCGAGCTGCTGCTGCAGCACGTTGCCATCGAGCTGGCCACGGCCGGCTTTTCTCGGTGCGCGCCCCAGGTCTCGGTCTGCGCGGCGCTGGAGGATGTGGCCTGGGACGGCGTGGCCCTGGTGGTGGAATGCATCACCGAGCGGCTGGATGCCAAACAGGCGCTGTTCGCCGAGCTGCAGGCGCATGCGCCGGCCGACGCCGTGCTGGCCAGCAACAGCTCGGGCTTTCCCATCAGCGCCATCGCCGCCGGCCTGCCCACGGCCCGGCGCATGCTGGGCCTGCACTTTTTCATGCCAGCCCACCTGGTGCCGCTGGTGGAAGTGGTACTGGGCGAGCGCAGCGACCCGGCCCTGGGCCAATGGCTGCACGGCTTCATGCGCGGCTGCGGCAGCGTGCCCGTGCTGGTGAAGAAGGACAAGCCCGGCTTTCTGGCCAACCGCATGCAGCACGCGCTGTCGCGCGAGGCCTTTGCACTCATCGACGAGGGTATTGCCTCACCCGAGGACGTGGATGCCGCCGTGCGCTTCGGCTTCGGCTTCCGCTTCCTGGCGGCCGGCCCCGTGCTGCAGCGCGACCATGCGGGCATCGAGGTGCATTGCGCGGCGGCCGCCACCATGTACCCCACGCTGTCCAACACCGATGTACCGGCCCAGGCCCTGCGCGACCGCGTGGCGCGTGGCGATCTGGGCATGAAGACCGGCAAGGGCTTCTTCGACTGGCCCGAGGACCGCCGCCTGGCCGAGCGCGCCCGCTATGACGCGCTGCTGCGCCAGGGCCTGGCCCTGCTGGCCAGCGAACTGCCGGTGCCGGGCGGCGAAGAAGGCACGCCATGA
- a CDS encoding LysR family transcriptional regulator, with product MKINWSAREVDVFLALADTLSFRRTALQMHLSQSAVSGTLARLEEMLGARLFERTTRAVELTQAGAVFAEQARILRHQMDETVRRVQEVAQVQVGRLALAALPSLAAGLLPRVLARFAAEHPGVHLELFDSLAGPAFDMVRAGRVDFALTAANPAYADLDYAPLASDRFVLLLGRGHALARGRGDLGWADVAHLPHISMPAGTSVRQYADEALLTHGIRFAPQYAVEHLATIAAMVAADLGVSALPLLAAQVVQRPEVVARPLARPVLRRPIGLVRLSGRRLSPAAARMVEMLREEMAALPG from the coding sequence ATGAAGATCAATTGGTCGGCCCGCGAGGTCGATGTCTTTCTGGCCCTGGCCGACACGCTGAGCTTTCGGCGCACGGCGCTGCAGATGCACCTGTCGCAGTCGGCCGTCTCGGGCACGCTGGCGCGGCTCGAAGAGATGCTGGGCGCGCGCCTGTTCGAGCGCACCACGCGCGCCGTGGAACTGACCCAGGCCGGCGCGGTCTTCGCCGAGCAGGCGCGCATCCTGCGCCACCAGATGGACGAGACCGTGCGCCGCGTGCAGGAAGTGGCCCAGGTGCAGGTGGGCCGGCTGGCGCTGGCGGCCCTGCCGTCGCTGGCGGCGGGCCTGCTGCCGCGCGTGCTGGCGCGCTTCGCGGCCGAGCATCCGGGCGTGCACCTGGAGCTGTTCGACAGCCTGGCCGGGCCGGCCTTCGACATGGTGCGCGCGGGCCGCGTGGACTTCGCGCTCACGGCGGCCAATCCCGCCTATGCCGACCTGGACTATGCGCCCCTGGCCTCGGACCGCTTCGTGCTGCTGCTGGGCCGGGGCCACGCACTGGCACGCGGGCGCGGCGACCTGGGCTGGGCCGACGTGGCCCATCTGCCCCACATCTCCATGCCCGCCGGCACCAGCGTGCGCCAGTACGCCGACGAGGCCCTGCTGACCCACGGCATACGCTTTGCGCCGCAGTACGCCGTGGAGCACCTGGCCACCATCGCGGCCATGGTGGCGGCCGATCTGGGCGTGAGCGCGCTGCCGCTGCTGGCCGCGCAGGTGGTGCAGCGGCCGGAAGTGGTGGCGCGCCCGCTGGCACGGCCGGTGCTGCGACGCCCCATCGGCCTGGTCCGCCTGAGCGGCCGCCGCCTGTCGCCGGCTGCCGCGCGCATGGTGGAGATGCTGCGCGAGGAAATGGCGGCCCTGCCCGGCTGA
- a CDS encoding hydroxymethylglutaryl-CoA lyase, which produces MSIPSRVKLVDVGPRDGLQNEKQPVPAAIKIELVHRLQEAGLKEIEVTSYVSPKWVPQMADNAEVMAGIVRRPGVRYSVLTPNMKGLEAALSAPRELWPDEIVVFGAASEAFSQKNINCSIAESIERFAPVAEAARAQGIYVRGAMSCTVGCPYEGEIAPERVAYLAGLMKGIGVQHVGVADTIGVGTPVKVRKAIEATLQHFAIDDVSGHFHDTYGQALSNTLAALSLGVWQFDTSVAGLGGCPYAKGATGNVATEDVVYMLQGMGIETGIDLDRLIDAGQFISDHLGRPTQSRVAKALLTKRASAAAACEAV; this is translated from the coding sequence ATGAGCATTCCTTCCCGCGTCAAACTCGTCGATGTAGGCCCCCGCGACGGCCTGCAGAATGAAAAACAGCCCGTGCCCGCCGCCATCAAGATCGAGCTGGTGCACCGCCTGCAGGAGGCCGGCCTCAAGGAAATCGAGGTCACCAGCTATGTCAGCCCCAAGTGGGTGCCGCAGATGGCCGACAACGCCGAAGTCATGGCCGGCATCGTTCGCCGCCCCGGCGTGCGCTACAGCGTGCTCACGCCCAACATGAAGGGCCTGGAGGCCGCCCTGTCGGCGCCGCGCGAACTGTGGCCCGACGAGATCGTGGTCTTCGGCGCGGCCAGCGAGGCCTTCAGCCAGAAGAACATCAACTGCTCCATTGCCGAAAGCATCGAGCGCTTCGCCCCCGTGGCCGAGGCCGCGCGCGCCCAGGGCATCTACGTGCGCGGCGCCATGAGCTGCACCGTGGGCTGCCCCTACGAAGGCGAGATCGCGCCCGAGCGCGTGGCCTACCTGGCCGGCCTCATGAAGGGCATCGGCGTGCAGCATGTGGGCGTGGCCGACACCATCGGCGTGGGCACGCCCGTCAAGGTGCGCAAGGCCATCGAGGCCACGCTGCAGCACTTCGCCATCGACGATGTCTCCGGACATTTCCACGACACCTACGGCCAGGCCCTGTCCAACACGCTGGCCGCGCTGTCCCTGGGCGTGTGGCAGTTCGACACCTCGGTGGCGGGCCTGGGCGGCTGCCCCTATGCCAAGGGCGCCACGGGCAATGTGGCCACCGAGGACGTGGTCTACATGCTGCAGGGCATGGGCATCGAGACCGGCATCGACCTGGACAGGCTGATCGACGCCGGCCAGTTCATCAGCGACCACCTGGGCCGTCCCACGCAGTCGCGTGTGGCCAAGGCACTCTTGACGAAACGCGCCAGCGCGGCTGCCGCATGCGAGGCGGTATGA
- a CDS encoding YbaK/EbsC family protein translates to MCGSELQNLPEGVQRVAAFLQQAGHGEGPRMLDGAARTAQEAADQLGILVGQVAKSIIFRRRSDGVAVLVVASGDRRVDEKKVAALVGPVGRADADFVKAQTGFSIGGVSPVAHASKPVTLVDRELQRFDTVWAAAGHPHAVFAATPAALQLLAGAPWADVVQEVSA, encoded by the coding sequence ATGTGCGGATCCGAACTCCAGAACCTGCCCGAAGGCGTGCAACGCGTGGCGGCCTTCCTGCAGCAGGCCGGGCACGGCGAAGGCCCGCGCATGCTGGACGGCGCGGCGCGCACGGCCCAGGAGGCGGCCGACCAGCTTGGCATCCTCGTGGGCCAGGTGGCCAAGAGCATCATCTTCCGCCGCCGCAGCGACGGCGTGGCCGTGCTGGTGGTGGCCTCGGGCGACCGCCGCGTGGACGAGAAGAAGGTCGCGGCCCTGGTCGGCCCCGTGGGCCGCGCCGATGCCGACTTCGTCAAGGCGCAGACCGGCTTTTCCATCGGCGGCGTCAGCCCCGTGGCACATGCCAGCAAGCCCGTGACCCTGGTGGACCGCGAGTTGCAGCGCTTCGACACCGTCTGGGCGGCGGCGGGCCACCCGCATGCGGTGTTCGCGGCCACGCCGGCCGCGCTGCAGCTGCTGGCCGGTGCGCCCTGGGCCGACGTGGTGCAGGAGGTGTCCGCATGA
- a CDS encoding DUF1289 domain-containing protein, whose translation MGPRDMLAHKAQAAFAPRADDEPVPSPCISVCRMTPDRSHCEGCFRTIDEIRAWSKSDTPQRLVIWHALLERAGLAAADLSA comes from the coding sequence ATGGGCCCCAGGGACATGCTGGCCCACAAGGCCCAGGCAGCGTTCGCGCCGCGTGCCGACGATGAACCCGTTCCCTCGCCCTGCATCTCGGTGTGCCGCATGACGCCGGACCGCAGCCACTGCGAAGGCTGCTTTCGCACCATCGACGAGATCCGCGCCTGGTCCAAATCCGACACGCCGCAGCGGCTGGTGATCTGGCATGCGCTGCTGGAGCGTGCCGGTCTGGCCGCGGCGGACCTCTCCGCCTGA
- a CDS encoding 2-hydroxychromene-2-carboxylate isomerase produces the protein MKQITFHLDFVSPYAWLAFEQLPRALEGISHHMRYRPVLLGALLNRLGNPGPAAIPGKREWTYRHVSWLGHASGVGLDMPARHPFNPLPLLRLALECSDDGTVNRFVAGTVLRHVWIGGADALEPARLDALRAELEPQLRPDAGDNARRLLRENTEAAAAQGIFGVPAWEVDGRVFWGLDSLPMLRAYLDGDTWFDGGWDAAASVEQGLKG, from the coding sequence ATGAAGCAGATCACCTTCCACCTCGACTTCGTCTCGCCCTATGCCTGGCTGGCGTTCGAGCAACTGCCCCGCGCGCTCGAAGGCATCAGCCACCACATGCGCTATCGGCCCGTGCTGCTGGGCGCGCTGCTGAATCGACTGGGCAACCCGGGGCCGGCCGCCATCCCCGGCAAGCGCGAATGGACCTACCGCCATGTGAGCTGGCTGGGCCATGCCTCGGGCGTGGGGCTGGACATGCCCGCGCGCCATCCGTTCAACCCGCTGCCGCTGCTGCGCCTGGCGCTGGAATGCAGCGATGACGGCACGGTCAACCGCTTCGTGGCGGGCACGGTGCTGCGCCATGTCTGGATCGGCGGCGCCGACGCGCTGGAGCCCGCGCGGCTCGATGCGCTGCGCGCCGAGCTGGAGCCGCAACTGCGCCCCGACGCGGGCGACAACGCCAGGCGCCTGCTGCGCGAGAACACCGAAGCCGCCGCCGCGCAGGGCATCTTCGGCGTGCCGGCCTGGGAGGTCGATGGCCGCGTCTTCTGGGGCCTGGACAGCCTGCCCATGCTGCGCGCCTATCTGGACGGCGACACCTGGTTCGACGGCGGCTGGGACGCCGCTGCAAGCGTGGAGCAAGGCCTGAAGGGTTGA
- a CDS encoding putative nucleotidyltransferase substrate binding domain-containing protein, which produces MPNAFNFSASPFDCLAPDEQALVRGGVDIAYFPEGAVVLDVGSAPTHLFVIIKGHVVQTEGDEVLATYGPDDSFDGRALVAGRASSRFTVAEELVAYQLAHATVNELIARNAAFGALLFSDLGHKLGTLAQRAQRHERQSLTLERVDQAYLRPAHVVDAATDIVSVARLFQAERTTSVLVSGLEAGLGIFTATTLQRAVLDGRALDRLAVGEFASCPVVTVRASDQLGDAMVLLLRARVHRLAVLGADGQVMGILEALDLFSFLANHSHLITVQIEQAQDLQALEQAAGQVTRLVAALHRGGTRVGLMARLVQQLNARLFERAWQMLAPAELVAHSCLFVMGSEGRGEQLLKTDQDNGLLLRDGYVPPENLDAICRRFSEVLQRFGYPECPGRIMLSNPAWRGSASDFGRRVREWLVLPGPEGLMHLAIFLDAQAVAGDAALLAGVRQGLVALATDNDALIARFASAINAFGEAPGHWWSRLLVRGDEDSTVHLKKAGIFPIVHGVRSLALAHHITATGTAERIAALVAEGVLDEALGRELLDGLHLLMGLRLQAGLAEMALDRPVTGHVDPARLGSLERDLLKDTLAVVRRFKALLRQRLRLDLV; this is translated from the coding sequence ATGCCCAACGCCTTCAACTTTTCGGCCTCGCCCTTCGACTGCCTCGCGCCCGATGAACAGGCGCTGGTGCGCGGCGGCGTGGACATCGCCTACTTCCCCGAAGGCGCCGTGGTGCTGGATGTGGGCTCGGCACCCACCCACCTGTTCGTCATCATCAAGGGCCATGTGGTCCAGACCGAGGGCGACGAGGTGCTGGCCACCTACGGCCCCGACGACAGCTTCGATGGCCGTGCCCTGGTCGCGGGCCGTGCCAGCAGCCGCTTCACGGTGGCCGAGGAACTGGTGGCCTACCAGCTCGCCCACGCCACCGTCAACGAGCTGATCGCGCGCAACGCGGCCTTCGGCGCCCTGCTGTTCTCCGACCTGGGCCACAAGCTGGGCACGCTGGCGCAGCGTGCCCAGCGGCATGAGCGCCAGTCGCTGACCCTGGAGCGCGTGGACCAGGCCTATCTGCGGCCGGCCCATGTGGTCGATGCGGCCACCGACATCGTCTCCGTCGCGCGCCTGTTCCAGGCCGAGCGCACGACCAGCGTGCTGGTCTCGGGGCTGGAGGCCGGGCTGGGCATCTTCACGGCCACCACCCTGCAGCGTGCCGTCCTCGACGGTCGCGCGCTGGACCGGCTGGCCGTGGGCGAATTCGCCAGCTGTCCCGTGGTCACGGTGCGCGCCTCTGATCAGCTGGGCGACGCCATGGTGCTGCTGCTGCGCGCGCGCGTGCACCGGCTGGCGGTGCTGGGCGCGGACGGGCAGGTCATGGGCATCCTGGAGGCGCTGGACCTGTTCAGTTTCCTGGCCAACCACTCCCACCTGATCACCGTGCAGATCGAGCAGGCCCAGGACCTGCAGGCGCTGGAGCAGGCGGCCGGCCAGGTCACGCGCCTGGTGGCGGCGCTGCACCGGGGCGGCACGCGCGTGGGGCTGATGGCGCGCCTTGTGCAGCAGCTCAATGCACGGTTGTTCGAGCGCGCCTGGCAGATGCTGGCGCCCGCCGAGCTCGTGGCCCACAGCTGCCTGTTCGTCATGGGCAGCGAAGGGCGCGGCGAGCAACTGCTCAAGACCGATCAGGACAACGGCCTGCTGCTGCGCGACGGCTATGTGCCGCCCGAGAACCTGGACGCCATCTGCCGGCGCTTTTCCGAGGTGCTGCAGCGCTTCGGCTACCCCGAATGCCCGGGGCGCATCATGCTCAGCAACCCGGCATGGCGCGGCTCGGCCTCGGACTTCGGCCGGCGCGTGCGCGAGTGGCTGGTCCTGCCCGGCCCCGAGGGGCTCATGCACCTGGCCATCTTCCTCGATGCCCAGGCCGTGGCCGGCGACGCCGCGCTGCTGGCCGGCGTGCGCCAGGGCCTCGTGGCGCTGGCCACGGACAATGACGCGCTGATTGCCCGCTTTGCCTCGGCCATCAATGCCTTCGGCGAGGCGCCGGGCCACTGGTGGAGCCGGCTGCTGGTGCGCGGCGATGAAGACAGCACCGTGCACCTCAAGAAGGCCGGCATCTTTCCCATCGTGCACGGCGTGCGCAGCCTGGCCCTGGCCCACCACATCACGGCCACGGGCACGGCCGAACGCATCGCGGCCCTGGTGGCCGAGGGCGTGCTAGACGAGGCCCTGGGGCGCGAACTGCTCGACGGCCTGCACCTGCTCATGGGCCTGCGCCTGCAGGCCGGCCTGGCCGAGATGGCCCTGGACCGGCCCGTCACCGGCCATGTGGATCCCGCGCGCCTGGGCAGCCTGGAGCGCGACCTGCTCAAGGACACGCTGGCCGTGGTGAGGCGCTTCAAGGCGCTGCTGCGCCAGCGCCTGCGGCTGGACCTGGTATGA
- a CDS encoding 3'-5' exonuclease, with protein MSAGLLHRWLEGLRRSRLRRALRDPAYAFLFDPPPPGEWVALDCETTGLDVRSDDILSIGAVRIVGDRILTSERLELLVRPSRGVPGDSVRIHRLRERDLAQGLPIEEAMARLLRFVGSRPLVGYYLEFDVAMIERALRPLLGTGLPNARIEISALYYDHRFQQLAPWQQQAPDIDLRFATLMAELGLPRREAHDALNDAVMAALAFVKLRRLRGLA; from the coding sequence ATGAGCGCGGGCCTCCTGCACCGATGGCTGGAGGGCCTGCGCCGCAGCCGCCTGCGGCGTGCGCTCAGGGACCCGGCCTACGCCTTCCTGTTCGATCCACCGCCGCCCGGCGAGTGGGTGGCGCTGGACTGCGAGACCACGGGCCTGGACGTGCGCAGCGACGACATCCTGTCCATCGGCGCCGTGCGCATCGTGGGCGATCGCATCCTGACCAGCGAGCGGCTGGAGCTGCTGGTGCGGCCCTCGCGCGGCGTGCCGGGCGACAGCGTGCGCATCCACCGTCTGCGCGAGCGCGACCTGGCCCAGGGCCTGCCCATCGAGGAGGCCATGGCCCGGCTGCTGCGCTTCGTCGGCAGCCGCCCGCTGGTGGGCTACTACCTGGAGTTCGACGTGGCCATGATCGAGCGCGCGCTGCGGCCTTTGCTGGGCACGGGCCTGCCCAACGCGCGCATCGAGATCTCGGCGCTGTACTACGACCACCGCTTCCAGCAGCTTGCGCCCTGGCAGCAGCAGGCGCCCGACATCGACCTGCGCTTCGCCACGCTGATGGCCGAGCTGGGCCTGCCGCGGCGCGAGGCCCATGACGCGCTCAACGACGCCGTGATGGCGGCGCTGGCCTTCGTCAAGCTGCGCAGGCTGCGGGGCCTGGCTTAG